In bacterium, the DNA window AGCACCGCGAGGACGAGGCCGAGACCTTCGGGGCGCGCCGGAACCGTCTCCCCGGCCGCCGCGGCCGCGGCGTCGTAGCGGAACGTGCCCGGCTGGACGCGCCCGTCCTCGCCGCGCGCGAACGACCCCGCCGGCACGACGATCGCCGCCAGCGCGGCGAGGATCAGCAGCGCGAAGGCGATCGTGTAGACGTGCGGGACGCGCAGGCGGAACTTGCTCATTTCGACGTCGGCTCGGGCGTCGGCGCGGGCGCCGGCTCGAGGTCCAGCGCGAGCGGTCCGAAGGCCAGCGCTTCCGGCGCGCCCCAGCGGCCGCGCCCGGCGCGCGCGAGGGCGCGGCTGTCGGGCGTCTTGGCGAGGCGCAGCGCGAACCGCTCCGCCGGGATCGTCGCCGCCGCCGCGTCGCGCGCGGCGAACTCGCCGAGGAAGGCGGCCAGCGCCCCTTCGGCCCACGGCTTCGGCAGGGCGGGAAGCGGGCCGGCGGCGGCGCGCAGCGGCTTCTTGTCGGGGGCGGGGACGAGCCTGCCGCTCTGCAGCAGGAAGCGGTCGCCGTCGCCGAGCAGGAGCAGCTTCGCGCCGGCGAAGCCCGGGCGTCCTTCGGCGCGGCGCGCCCCGCGCATGTCGACCACCGCGACGAGCGAGGCGCCGACGACCTCGACCGCGTCGGCCTTCACGACGAGCGCCGTGTTCTCGTCCACGCCGAAGGCGAACGGGATCTCCGTCCGCCGCTCGAGCACGGCGAGCGTCCGCCCGAGGCGGCCGCGGGCGAGGAAGTGCTGGTCGGTCACGCCGAGGGCGAGGAACCCCATCCCGCCGCGGACCCAGACCCCCTTGCCGCTCTCGGCGTCGGTCACGCCGAAGCGGAGCGCCTCGTCGCTGTCGCCGCCGCCGATCATCGGGTCGGACATCATCGCCGCGCCGGCCGACGAGCCGGCGACGACGCCGCCGCGGGCGAGGACGTCGAGCATCGCGCGGAAGGCGAGCGTCGAGCCGCCGCGCGGACGCAGCACGTCGGCGATGCGCGATTGGTCGCCGCCGACGAAGTAGAAGCCGCCGCAGCCGAGGATCGTCTTCGCCGTCGCCGGGTCGTCGGCGTTGGCGGCGCGCTCGACGGTCAGGTCGAGCGTCGCGGACGCCGCCGGGCCGCGGCCGTAGCGGGCGAACGTCGCCGCCACGTCGGCCGCCGATTCGCGCGGCTCGGAGCTGGCGAGCGGCACGATGCAGATCGGACGCCCCGGCAGGCGGAGGTCGAGGATGCGCCGCCAGACCGCGGCGTTCTCGTCCTTGAGCGCGCCGCCGGCGATGACCAGCGCGCCGGCGCCGACGACGAGCGCCGGCGCGGCCGGCGCAGCGGGGACGGCCGCGCGGGCGGCGGGCGGGAGGATGCAGAGCGGAACGGCCGCGGCGAGCGCGGCGAGGACGGAAGCTGCGCTTCGGGTCATCGACCTTCTCCCAGCGTGTCCTTGTCCTGCGCGAGGATCCGCGTGATGCGGGTGACGGCCGCCGCGGCGCGGTCCTGGTGCCGCAGGGCGATCTCGGTGGCCAGGGCGTTGACGAGCACCGAGACGGCGGCGACGGAGTTCGTGTACATCATGTTCTCGCTGCGCACCGGCAGGACGACCCGCGCGAGCTGCGCCGCGGGGGAGGTCAGCCGGTCGGTCACCGCGAGGCAGGGGATGCCGCGGTCCGCGGCCTCGCGCATCATCTCGATCGTCGCCCGCGAGTAGGGGGGGAACGAGTAGACGAAGAGGCAGTCCGAGGGGCGCAGCGCGACCAGCGGCTCCAGCGGCGAGGAGAAGCGGAGGCTGAGCGTCGTCGCCCGCAGGCCGATCTGCGTCAGCATGTAGGTCGTCAGGTCGGCGAGGTGCGAGGAGATCCCCATGCCGAAGGCGTAGACGTGGTCGGCGCGGTAGAGCATCGTCGCCGCCTGGCCGAACGTCTCGCGGTCGAGCGCGTTGACGCTTCCCTCGATGTTGCCGATCTCCTGCGTCGCGACGACGCGGAGCGTGTCGTCCTGCGGGACGCGGGCGAACAGCTCGGCCGCCGCCCCCGACGGCAGGGCGACCCGCTCCCGCACCCCCGCGAGCAGGTGCTCCTTGAGGTCGGCGTAGCCGTCGAAGCCGATCCGCTGCGCGAACCGCACGATCGTCGCCTCGGAGGCGCCGCTGCGGTCGGCCAGCTCGGGGACGGAGAGGAAGGGGACTTCCTGCAGGTGGGCGAGAATGTAGTCGGCGACGACCTTCTGCTGCTGGGGCAGCGCGTCGTAGTGGTCCACGACCAACCGCTTGATGTCGGGCTCCCGCGGCTCGTTCACGGCGCCTCCCGTCCGTTGCGGACGCTCCAGAGTACTGAAATCCAGCGGCAACTGCCCGCCAACGCGTGAAAAAAATGATTCACGCGACGGCCCTGCAACTAACTAATTTGCCGTATGCGCCCTTGACGAGGCGCAAGACGGCGTGGTACCGATAATGAAGCCGTAGATTCACGCGGCCTGTCTGGTGAAACGGAGATTTCACTTTGCCGGCCGGCAACGGACCGGCGCCCCGCGGCGGGGGTCGCCGCGGACGTGGAGGACGCCCCGTGAAGCAGTTCAGACTTCTCGTCGCACTCGTCGCGCTGTTCGCGCTCGCCCTGCCGGCGCTGGCCCAGACGGACCAGACCGGCGTGATCGAAGGGCGCGTGACCGACGCGGACGGCAAGCCGCTCGCCGGCGTCGTCGTGCTGGCCGCCCAGGCCGACGGCTCTTACCCGCACGACGCGATCACCAACGACGCCGGCCGGTTCCGCCTCAACTTCCTGACTCCCGGCGCCTACAACCTCTCGCTGCAGGCCGAGGGATTCCTCCCGCAGCAGGTGACCGCCGTCAAGGCCACGGCGGCGCAGACGGCGCAGGTCGTGGTGACGATGCCGAAGGCGGTGCAGAGGACCGAGCAGGTGACGGTCGTCTCGTCGCGGCCGCGGATCGACACGATCACGACCGAGCGGAGCACGACCGTCGAGGCGCGCCGCGTCGAGACGCTGCCGGTCTCCCGCACGACGACCGGGCTGCTCGCCCTCGTTCCCGGCGTCCGCGAGTCGTCGGTCTGGGGCGCCGCCTCCGGCCAGGCGAACTCCTACCAGTACGACGGCGTGACGGTCAACGCCCCGGGCGGCGGCGGCAGCTTCCTGCTGCCGAACGTCGACTGGGTGGACGAGTTCCAGGTCAAGGGGCTCGGGGCCGGCGCCGAGTACGGCAACTTCCAGGGCGGCGTCGTCAACATCGTCACCAAGTCGGGCAGCAACACGTTCAAGAGCAACATCCGCACGAACATCGAGCGGGACGCCTGGAACGCCTCCAACACGAACGCGCTGGAGGCCGGCTCGCAGCAGGCGAAGCGCTGGGAAGTCAACGCCGACGTGTCCGGCCCGCTGATCAAGGACAAGCTCTACTACTTCTTCTCGGTCGAGCAGGTGAAGACCGACACGAAGGTCGTGGACACGCTCGGCTCGCAGGACGCGAACGACGTGCTCTTCCTCAAGGACCTCGACCAGCGCACCGAGCGCAAGGTCTTCGGCAAGCTCTCCTGGCAGGCGACGCAGCGCGACATGTTCAGCCTCGTCGCCGGCTACGACGGCGTGAAGGAAGACAACCGCGGCCTCGACAGCTTCACCGACCCCGCGGCGACGACCCAGCAGGACTCCCCCTCCTACTTCTACAACGCGAGCTGGGCCCGGATCCTCGGCAACAACGCCTTCCTCGAGGTGAAGGCCACCGGCTACAACGGCAAGGACGACCGCTCGCCGTACCACGGCGAGACGCAGGCCGTGGAGATCCTCGGCGGCGACGCCAACCTCTACCGCAACGCCGTCTACTGGCGCCACCAGAAGCCGACGAGCGCCGCGCTGGCGGCGAACCTCGACGTCTTCGCCACCACCGGCTCGATCGCCCACCGGCTGAAGTTCGGCGGCACGTACGAGAAGTCCACTTGGCTGGAGCAGCGGCGGCGCGCCGGCGACTTCACGTGGCGCCCGCAGCCGGCCGGCGCCTTGGCCGACTTCGACCCGAACAACCCGAACACGTGGCGGCTGCGCGCCGGCCGGGCGTACGACATCACGACCGACTGGGGCGGCGACATCGACCTCGACACCGACATGCTCAACGCCGCGCTCTACGTGCAGGACTACATGACGATCACCCAGAAGCTGGGGATCAACGCCGGCGTCCGCTTCGGCAAGTGGACCGGCAAGATCAACCCCGGCTTCGACTCCGGCCCCGAGTTCACCGCCGTCTCGGCCACCGGCTGGGATCCGCGCGTCGGCCTGACCTACGACTTCACCGGGAAGGGCGAGTGGGTGGCCAAGGCGCACTTCGGCCGCTACCACCAGAACCTGTTCAGCTACATGTTCGACCGCGTGTCCGGCGGCAACGCCTTCAAGGACGTCGAGTACTGGGACTGGAAGTGGGACGACCGGCGCCCCGACCTCGGCTTCGACTACAACCTCTCCAACCGCGAGGACTACTTCGACTACGCCGGCAGCAACCCGACCGGCCAGGAGAACGGGCCGGCGGTGGACTACAAGCAGCCGTACGTGGACGAGTTCGTCCTCTCGCTGGAACGGGCCCTGCCGAACGACTGGAAGCTGGGGATCAACTACATCCGCCGCGTCAACAAGAACCTCGTGGCGCTCGTGGACCGGAACCGCGACCGCAACTACACCGCCTTCCACAACGTCGCGGTGATCGACTACAACAGCGGCAACCCCGCCGTGGACCAGGACGGCCGGGCCCTCGTGCTGCCGACCGTCTACCTGCGCAACGACGACCTCAACGCCCGCAACTACGGCGGCGTCTCCGACCGCTTCTACGAGCAGGACCTCGTCCTGACCAACCCCGCCGGCGCCGAGCGCAAGCTCGACCAGGTGCAGCTGACGCTGGAGAAGACGGCGAAGGCGTGGGGCCTGCGCGGTTCGATCGTCTACTCCGACCTGCGCGGCAACTTCGACTCCGTCTCCGGCTACGAGGACACCACGGGCGGCACCGGGGCCGGCGGCTTCGTCTACCCCAACACCGCGACCAACTGGTACGGCCGGCTCTCCAACAACTCGCTCTGGACGCTGAAGCTCGACGGCACCGCCGACCTCTCGCGCGGTTGGCGCGGCGG includes these proteins:
- a CDS encoding cyanophycinase, with amino-acid sequence MTRSAASVLAALAAAVPLCILPPAARAAVPAAPAAPALVVGAGALVIAGGALKDENAAVWRRILDLRLPGRPICIVPLASSEPRESAADVAATFARYGRGPAASATLDLTVERAANADDPATAKTILGCGGFYFVGGDQSRIADVLRPRGGSTLAFRAMLDVLARGGVVAGSSAGAAMMSDPMIGGGDSDEALRFGVTDAESGKGVWVRGGMGFLALGVTDQHFLARGRLGRTLAVLERRTEIPFAFGVDENTALVVKADAVEVVGASLVAVVDMRGARRAEGRPGFAGAKLLLLGDGDRFLLQSGRLVPAPDKKPLRAAAGPLPALPKPWAEGALAAFLGEFAARDAAAATIPAERFALRLAKTPDSRALARAGRGRWGAPEALAFGPLALDLEPAPAPTPEPTSK
- a CDS encoding carboxypeptidase regulatory-like domain-containing protein is translated as MKQFRLLVALVALFALALPALAQTDQTGVIEGRVTDADGKPLAGVVVLAAQADGSYPHDAITNDAGRFRLNFLTPGAYNLSLQAEGFLPQQVTAVKATAAQTAQVVVTMPKAVQRTEQVTVVSSRPRIDTITTERSTTVEARRVETLPVSRTTTGLLALVPGVRESSVWGAASGQANSYQYDGVTVNAPGGGGSFLLPNVDWVDEFQVKGLGAGAEYGNFQGGVVNIVTKSGSNTFKSNIRTNIERDAWNASNTNALEAGSQQAKRWEVNADVSGPLIKDKLYYFFSVEQVKTDTKVVDTLGSQDANDVLFLKDLDQRTERKVFGKLSWQATQRDMFSLVAGYDGVKEDNRGLDSFTDPAATTQQDSPSYFYNASWARILGNNAFLEVKATGYNGKDDRSPYHGETQAVEILGGDANLYRNAVYWRHQKPTSAALAANLDVFATTGSIAHRLKFGGTYEKSTWLEQRRRAGDFTWRPQPAGALADFDPNNPNTWRLRAGRAYDITTDWGGDIDLDTDMLNAALYVQDYMTITQKLGINAGVRFGKWTGKINPGFDSGPEFTAVSATGWDPRVGLTYDFTGKGEWVAKAHFGRYHQNLFSYMFDRVSGGNAFKDVEYWDWKWDDRRPDLGFDYNLSNREDYFDYAGSNPTGQENGPAVDYKQPYVDEFVLSLERALPNDWKLGINYIRRVNKNLVALVDRNRDRNYTAFHNVAVIDYNSGNPAVDQDGRALVLPTVYLRNDDLNARNYGGVSDRFYEQDLVLTNPAGAERKLDQVQLTLEKTAKAWGLRGSIVYSDLRGNFDSVSGYEDTTGGTGAGGFVYPNTATNWYGRLSNNSLWTLKLDGTADLSRGWRGGVYYTFESGVYYTPTFTVDTNNYDFYAADGSYLNYKLFKNVDRQTIYLESQGSRKADYVSRLDVHLDKAFSLGKKVQWIFGIDVFNLMNSDAITDQRTSVNGYDPENPTTWFNAARLRQDPRTLRLSSTFRW
- a CDS encoding MurR/RpiR family transcriptional regulator; this translates as MNEPREPDIKRLVVDHYDALPQQQKVVADYILAHLQEVPFLSVPELADRSGASEATIVRFAQRIGFDGYADLKEHLLAGVRERVALPSGAAAELFARVPQDDTLRVVATQEIGNIEGSVNALDRETFGQAATMLYRADHVYAFGMGISSHLADLTTYMLTQIGLRATTLSLRFSSPLEPLVALRPSDCLFVYSFPPYSRATIEMMREAADRGIPCLAVTDRLTSPAAQLARVVLPVRSENMMYTNSVAAVSVLVNALATEIALRHQDRAAAAVTRITRILAQDKDTLGEGR